The Desulfuromonas acetexigens genomic sequence CCAAGGGGAGAGATAGATGAAAATTCGTGCCGTCATCACCCGGCCTGGCGGCCGAACCGAAGGCGGATTGCCTCGGAGTGACAAATCACAGGTTGAAGTCATTTTCATGTCTGATCGGCACCTGCGTCCGGAGAAGCCAAGGCATGATTTGGGCATGATTTGGGCAGTGAGGGAGTCCACCCGGAAATGAGGCGGGGAAGACGCGCTGCGGCCGGAGTTTTCAAGAACCGGGGGTGAAGCTGCAAGCACCAGAAAATAAAAGAAAAAAGGCCCGATCAATCGACCGGGCCTTCGTTGTTTTTTTGGAGCGGGAAACGAGATTCGAACTCGCGACTTCAACCTTGGCAAGGTTGCACTCTACCACTGAGTTATTCCCGCTCGATATGTCGCTTTGCCTTGCTGCGAGCGGCTGTATTAATAGCAAATGCGATTTTTCAAGTCAACAGATAATTTTCGAAAAAAAACGCGGAGCGGCTTTCCCGGGCTATAAGGACGCGGTGCGGTTCTGGCGGAAATATTCCAAATATTTCTTGACCTTCTGGACGTAGTTGCGGGTTTCTTCGTAGGGGGGAATCCCCTGGTGACGCAAAACGGCATTAGGTCCGGCGTTGTAGGCGGCCAGGGCGAGATCGGTATCGCCTTTGAACTGATCGAGCATCAGACGCAGATAGCGGCTTCCCCCGCGAATATTATCCTCGGGATTGAAGGGGTCGCGCACATTCATGTCGCTGGCGGTTTCGGGGATCAGCTGCATGAGCCCCTGGGCGCCCTTATTGGAGAGGGCGTTGGAATTGTAGTTGCTTTCCACCTTGATGACCGCGTGCACCAGCGCTTCATCGAGGTTGTAGGCGGAAGCGTACTGCTTGACCAGCGAGTCGTAATGCTTGGTGAGATTGGTCAGGTTGATAGATTTCCCGGCGGATTTGGGAGGCTGGGAACGTTTTGACTTCATAAACAACCGGTACTGCCCATTGGTCGGTCGGTCGGTGAAATGGGTGACGCCGTAGGCATCGACATAGCGATAAATATCGCCGAAGCCCGTGGCCGGCACCGACAGCAGGACAAGGAACAAACCCCAAACAGCCAAACTATTGACAGCGAAATGTTTCATAGTTCCCTCGTTTTTCTGAAATCTTCCGCAATATATCGAATTTTTTTCTGTATTTCAACCTAGTTAGCGAGTCGGCAAAGAACTTGACAAGGGCGGATCACGGGCCGATAATAACCCATTTTAATGGTTCTTAAAGCGTAAATCCCTTTCCGGATGGGGCCCGAATGTCTGTTGGCCTCCATCACCTGACGGTATGCAAATGCCGGTCCATTCTTCGCCCAACGAGGCCTATCATGAAAATTATTTCCGATTTTCTGGTTATCGGCAGCGGTATCGCCGGTCTCTCCTACGCTCTTAAAGTCGCCGCCGAAGGCAAAGTTGCCATCGTCACCAAGCGGGAAATGTCTGAAACCGCCACCTCTCTCGCCCAAGGCGGTATCGCTTCGGTCTTTTCGCAGGAAGACTCCTTCGAAAACCACGTGCGCGACACCCTGGTCGCCGGCGCCTTTCTACCCAACGAAGAGATTGTGCGCATGGTCATCGAAAATGGGCCCCAGGCCATCCACGATTTGATCGACTGGGGCGTGCAGTTTACCAAAAAGGCCGATGACAGCTATGACCTGCATCGCGAAGGGGGACACAGCCACCGCCGCATCCTCCACGCCCAGGACATCACGGGCCGGGAAATCGAGCGCGCGCTGGTCGAAGCAGTGCGCAAACATCCCAACATCAGCATCTATGAAAACCACATCGCCGTCGACCTGATCACCGCCGCAAAAGCCGCTCACCGACGCATCCGTCCGGACAACTGCCTGGGCGCCTACGTGCTCAACATCGCCAGCCGCGAAATCCTGTCCTTCGGCGCGAAAATCACCATTCTCGCCACCGGCGGCGCCGGCAAGGTCTATCTCTACACCTGCAATCCCGACGTTTCCACCGGCGACGGCGTGGCCATGGCCTACCGCGCCGGCGCCACCATCGCCAACATGGAGTTTATGCAGTTCCACCCGACCACCCTCTTCCATCCCCATGCCAAATCGTTCCTGATTTCCGAGGCGGTACGCGGCGAAGGGGCGATTCTCAAGCGCCGGGACGGCACCGCCTTCATGGAGAAGTATCACGAGCTCAGGGATCTTGCCCCCCGCGACATCGTCGCCCGCGCCA encodes the following:
- a CDS encoding lytic transglycosylase domain-containing protein, translated to MKHFAVNSLAVWGLFLVLLSVPATGFGDIYRYVDAYGVTHFTDRPTNGQYRLFMKSKRSQPPKSAGKSINLTNLTKHYDSLVKQYASAYNLDEALVHAVIKVESNYNSNALSNKGAQGLMQLIPETASDMNVRDPFNPEDNIRGGSRYLRLMLDQFKGDTDLALAAYNAGPNAVLRHQGIPPYEETRNYVQKVKKYLEYFRQNRTASL
- the nadB gene encoding L-aspartate oxidase, with amino-acid sequence MKIISDFLVIGSGIAGLSYALKVAAEGKVAIVTKREMSETATSLAQGGIASVFSQEDSFENHVRDTLVAGAFLPNEEIVRMVIENGPQAIHDLIDWGVQFTKKADDSYDLHREGGHSHRRILHAQDITGREIERALVEAVRKHPNISIYENHIAVDLITAAKAAHRRIRPDNCLGAYVLNIASREILSFGAKITILATGGAGKVYLYTCNPDVSTGDGVAMAYRAGATIANMEFMQFHPTTLFHPHAKSFLISEAVRGEGAILKRRDGTAFMEKYHELRDLAPRDIVARAIDNEMKTYGDDCVFLDITHKGAEFIEKHFPNIHETCLSFGIDMTKEPIPVVPAAHYLCGGVRVDEWGESDIQNLFVIGESSCTGLHGANRLASNSLLEGVVYGKRAAQRSLERLAGLPDTYPSIDPWDYGTATNSDEEVVVAHNWHEIRLCMWNYVGIVRSNKRLVRALRRIQMIQEEIADYYWDFLITSDLIELRNIATVAELIVRCALEREESRGLHYTIDFPETDDIHWKRDTLIQKQF